GCACCAAGCTGGCCGTGGCCGCCGCGCTGGTCGCCCGCCCGGAGCTCCTCCTGCTGGACGAGCCCTTCGGGCCCCTGGACCCCATCTCGGCCGCCGAGCTGGCGGAGGAGCTGGCGGCCTACGTGGCGGGCAGCGAGGCCGCGGGTTGCCCGCGCTCCGTCCTCCTCTCCAGCCACCGCCTCCCCGAGGGCGTCCGGCCGGCGCGCCTCCTCGTCCTGGAAGGCGGGCACCTGCTGGCCGACGGCAGCCCCGCCGCGCTGGGCCGTCGCTTCGGGCTGGCGGAGGAGGAGCCCGACGCCGACGCCGTCCTCCGCGCGGCCCTCCGGGCCGCACGAAGGGAGCGGCCGTGAGCGCCGCCGGCACGCGGCGCGCGGGCGGCGCGGCTCCCGCTCCGCTGCGCCTCCTTCTCGGGTTGCGCGGACGCCAGGCCCGGGCCGAGCTGCGCTATTGGGGCCGGGTGCTGGGACTCCTCGGCCAGGAAGGCGACCTGGCGCGGGGCTTCGCCGGGGTCTACCGCCTCTACGTCCTCCTCCTGCTCGCCGCCTGGCTGGTGCTGGCCTGGGAGGCGCTCCTCTCGGCCGCGGCGGAGGCGCACGCGACGCTCCCTCCCCTCCTCCGGTCCGTGCTGGCCGACCTGGTGCCGGGGCTCGTCTTTCTGGGGCAGCTGGCCCTGCTGGGGATGGCGCTCGTGCGCAGCCCGATCCCCATGCGCGCCGCCGACCTGGCGCTGCTGGCGACGTCGCCCGTCTCGCGCCGCGCCTGGCTGGCCGTCGACTTCGCGCGCACGCTGCTCCAGCGCGGGGCCCTGGCGGCGCCGGCCGGCGCGGCGTTAGCCGTCCTGCTGACGGGCGATTACGCGGCCGCCTGGGCGGGGACGGCGGGCGCGCTCCTCCTGCTCCTCTTCGCCGAGGCGCTGGCCTGGGCCGCCGGGCTGGCCCGGCTGGCCACGGCCCGGCGGGCGGTGCACGCGGGCCTCTGGCTCGTGCCGGCGGCGGCTCTCGCCTCCGCTTTCGCCCCGGGGCCGGGCGTCCGCTGGCCCGGCCTGCTCTTCCTGCGGGCGGTGGGGGCGGCGCACGGGACGGCGGCCGCGGGCGGCGGCGCGCTGGCCATCCTGGCGCTCCTGGACCTGGCGGGGGTCGCGCTCTTGCTGGCGGCGGCGGGGGCGATGGACATCCGGCTGGCCGCCGAGGCGGCGGCGGTCGATCTCGAGGCGGGCGACATGCGGGCGCTGCGCTGGCTCGATCCGGCCGTGGCGCAGCGGTGGCGCCGGCGGTTGGCGCTCCGCTCGGCTCGGCCGCGGGGGCGGCTGCCCGCGGCGCGGGGCTGGTGGGCGCTGCCGGCGCGGGTGGGGATCGGCTGGCTGCGCCAGCCGGGGCGGCTCCTGGGGCTGCTGGCCGCGGGCGGCTGGCTCCTGGGCGCCACCGGCCTGGTGATGCGGCCCGAGGCGCGCGGCGCCTGGCTGGCCTGGCTCCTCCTCTGGCTGGTGCGCCCGCCGCGCGCCGTGGTCGACGGGCTGGAGGAAGCGCAGGAGCCCTTCCTGCGCGGCCTCGTCCCGCTGCGGCCCGCGGCGCTCCTGGCCGGCGGCCTCCTCCTCCCCGCCCTGGTGCTGGCGCTCCTGGGCGCGCCGCTGGCCGCGCTGCTCGGCGCCGCGGCCGGCGCGCTCCTGAGCCTCCTCCTCTACTGGGCGCTCCTGCTCCTGGCGGCTCTCTCGCAGGGCCTGGGCGTCCTGGGGAGCGAGCTGGGCGGCTGGGCGGGGCGGGCGCAGGCCGAGCTGCTGGCGGGGCTCCTGGGCTTCGGCGCCGTCCTCCTGCTGGGCGCCCAGGCGGGCTCGCTGTCGGGCGCTCTCCTGGCGGCGCTCCTCGCCGACCTCCTGCTGGCGGCCCTCTGGTGGCGTGCGGGCGGGCGCACCGGGCCGGGGGCGGCGGACCGGGGCGAAGGCGGCTAGGCTCCCTTCCGCGATAGCGCCGCCCTGCCGTCTCCGGCAGGAAGCGCGGCCCGCCGTACCGCGCCGGGCGCCTCAGAGCCCGAAGGCACGCCGGAGCTCCTCCAGATGGTGCGGGCGCAGCGCCTCGCGCCAGCGGAGGGCGACCGGCACCAGCCGGTTGGCGAACTCCAGGCGCCGGGGAGCGGGCAGGCCTCGCGTCAGGGCGTAGAGGTAGGCCGCGTCGAAGGCGTCGCCGGCGCCGGTGGAGTCGGCCAGCGGCTCGGCCGTGGCGGGCGCGTAGAGCGTCTCCTCCCCGCCGGCCGGCCGGAGCGCCGAGCCGGCGGAGCCCAGCTTGAGCACCACCTCGCCCGGGCAGAGGGCGGCGAGGGCCGAGAGCAGCGCCTCGACGCCTTCGCGGAGGTCCTGTACGCCAAGGGGGCGCGGCCCGGCCGCCGCCGCCTCCGGGGAGGGCCGGAGGCCCGCCAGCGCGGCCGCCTCCAGCAGGTTGGGGAAGAAGAGGTCGCTCTCCGCCAGGAGCGTGCGGTGCAGCTCGACCCGCTCGGGCGGCCAGCCGGCCGGGTCCCAGCCGGTGTCGACGGCCACGCGGCCGCCCCCGGCCCGGAAGCGGCGCGCCAGCGCGGGCAGCTCCGCCAGGAGCGCGCCGGGCAGGAGGCAGGTACCGTTGAGGAAGAGCCAGCGGTACCGCCCCCGCTCCAGGCTCTCGGCCACCTGCGCCGTGGTCAGGGTGGCGAAGGCGCCCAGATGGGTGACGAAGGCGCGTTCGCCGTCCTCGCGCAGGAGGGCGAGCGAGAGGCTGGTCGGCCGCTCCGCCAGCAGCCGGACGCCGCGCAGGTCGGCGCCCAGCGCCTCCAGGGCTGCCAGCACGCGGCGCCCCTCGTCGTCCGCGCCCAGCACCGAGACGGCGCCCCAGGGGAGGCCCAGCGCGGCGAAGACGGCACCGGAGTTGGTGACCGGACCGCCGGGGCGCGAGGTGCGGAGGTCGACCAGCACTTCCTGGCCGAAGGCGGGCAGCGAGGCGAGCGGCCCCAGCCCCAGGTCGACGCCCAGGTGGCCCACCAGCAGCACGCCGTTCCCGTCGCTCCTCACCGCCGACCCCCTCGCTAGCCCTTGACCGCGCCCGTCAGCAGGCCGGAGATGATGTAGCGCTGCAGCAGGAAGGAGATGAGCACCGGCGGGATGGCGGCGAGCACGCCGCCCGCCGTCATCATGCCGTAGTCCACCATGTACTGGCCGCTGAACTCGGCGATGGCCACCGGGAGCGTCTTGGCGGCCACGCTCGAGGTCATGATGAGCGCGTAGAGGAACTCGTCCCAGGCCAGCAGGACGGAGAAGATGGCCGTGGTCACCAGGCCGGGCACCGCCAGCGGGAGAAGGACGCGCACCAGCGAGCCGAGCCGCGTGCAGCCGTCCACCAGGCTGGCTTCCTCGATCTCCGCCGGGATCGCCTCGAAGTAGCCGCTCATCAGCCAGATGACGTAGGGCGTGATGAACGAGGAGTAGACCAGCGCCAGCCCCCAGACCGTGTCGCGCAGATGGAGCTGGCCGAGGATGAAGTACATGGCGACCACCAGCGCGATGGGCGGCAGCATGTACGTGGCGAGGAAGAGCAGGCGCAGGCTCCCCTTGCCGCGGAAGCGGAGGCGGGCGAAGGCGTAGGCGGCCAGGATGCCCACCGCCATGGAGAGGAGCGTGGAGAGGAAGGCCACCACCGAGCTGTTGACCAGCGCGCGGCGGAAGGTGTACCCGCTGGAGACCGGGTCGCTGGAGGTGAAGATGGTGACGTAGCGCGAGAAGTCCAGGTGGCGCGGGATCCAGTGGAGCGGCCGCGAGAGCAGGTCGACGTTGGGCGAGAGGCTGGAGATGAGGAGCCAGGCGAACGGCGCCAGGATCCAGACCGCCACGGCGGCGGCGGCCAGGTAGGTCAAGAGCGGCGCGAGAAGCTTGCGCAGTTGCAACCCCTCCCCCTCCGTCCCTCCGGCGGCGGTCCCGCCCGGCGGCGCCTCACTGGGCGGGCCGCAGCAGGCGTACGTAGCCCACCGAGAGCAGCAGGATGAAGAGCGCGATCAGGTACGAGATGGCCGCGCCCTTGCCGAAGAGCAGGCTCGAGAAGGCCTGGGTGTAGGCGTAGTAGGCGATGGTCATGGTCCCGTCGCCCGGGCCTCCCCGGGTCATGATGTAGATGATGTCGAAGACCTTGAAGGCCTCGATGGTCCTGGCCACCAGGACAATCAGGATGCTGGTGCGCAAAAGCGGCAGCGTGATGCCGAGGAACTGCCGCCAGCCGCCCGCGCCGTCGATGGCGGCGCTCTCATAGAGCTCACGCGGGATGGTCTGGAGGCCGGCCAGGAGGAGGAGCGCCGCCAGCGGCGTCATCTTCCAGACGTCGGCCAGGATGACCATGTTCAGCGCCGACCAGGGGCTGCCCAGCCAGTTCCGATAGGCGTGGAGGAGGCCCGCCTGGGTGAGGAGCGCGTTGAGCGCGCCGTAGTCGGGGTTGTCGATCCAGCGCCACATGATGCCGTTGACCACCGTGGGCAGCGCCCAGGGCAGCAGCACCAGGGCGCGCAGGAGGCCCCGCCCGCGGAAGGGGCGGTTGAGCAGGAGCGCGATGGCCAGCCCCAGCAGCAGCTCCAGCCCGGTGGAGACCAGGGTGAAGTAGAGCGTCCGCCCGATGGCCTGCCAGAAGGAGGGCGTGGCCAGGATCTGCGCGTAGTTGGCCAGCCCCACGAAGGGGTGCCGGGGCATCGTCAGGTTCCACTCGTGGAGACTCATGAGGAGGCTCTCCAGGAGCGGGTAGAGGACGACCCCCAGGATGACCACCAGGCTGGGCGCGATCAGCGCCCAGGCCAGCCTCGCCTCGCGCCGCGACACGCGGCCATCCGCCTCCTCGCCACGGCCCGGGCGGACGGTCCCCCGCCGGGGACCGTCCGCTCCCCCGAGCCTGCCCGGACTACTGCTGCTGCGCCAGCTGGCGCGTGAAGTCGGCGGCGCGCTGGAGCGCCTGCTGGGGCGTCGCCTGCATCAAGAGCGCCGACTGGATGTCCTTCTGGAGTTCGGTGGACATCTGGTTGTACCAGGGCACGTTGGGCCGGCTCTCCATCCGGGCGAACTGGCTCTCCGCCGCCTGGACCAGCTCGGGGCCGGTGGCGATGACGCTCTGCTGCTGGTAGGAGTCCTTCCAGATGGGCAGCGAGAGCGCGGCGTACTTGTTCTCCACCGGCTCGCTGGACATGGTCTCGATCAGCTGCCAGGCCAGGTCGGGATGGGCGGAGGACTTGGTGATGGCCAGGCCCATGCCGCCGTTGATCCCCACCGCCGGCTTGCCGCTGAAGGCGGGCGTCGGCACCACGCCCACCTGCCCCGCCACCTTGGACTGCTTCGGATCGTTGGCCAGGGCGTACATGTAGGTCCAGTTGAGCGCGAAGGCCGCCTGGCCCTGGGAGAAGACCTGGCGCACGTCATCCTCCAGGTAGGAGATGGAGTGCGGGTTGCTCAGGCCGTCCTTCAGCGTCTGCACCATGAACTGGAGCGCCTGGAGCCCCCCGTCCGTCTGGAAGGCGGGCTGGTTCTTCTCGTCCAGGAAGTGGCCGCCCTCGGAGAACATGAGCTGCCCGAAGTCGCAGATGACGGCCTCCGCCTGCGCCCAGCTCCAGGCGATGGGGTACTGGACGATGCCCTTCTGCTTCAGCAGCCGGGCGTCGGCCAGCAGCTCCTCCCACGTCTTGGGCGGCTGCTGGATGCCGGCCTGAGCCAGCATCTGCTTGTTGTAGAAGAGGAACTTGGTGTCGTTGATCCAGGGCACGCCGTAGAGCCGCCCGTTGAAGCGGACGATGTCCTTGGACGACTCGAAGATGCCGGACTGCATGGCCGGGGTCCAGCGGTCGGTCACGTCCCGGATGAAGCCGGCGCGGGCGAACTCGCCGGTCCACATGCCGTCGATCAGGACCACGTCGTAGACGCCGCTGCCGGAGGCCTGGTCGGCCGTGATCTTGTCGTGGAGCGACTCGTAGGGCACGAAGGTGATGTCCACCTGGACGCCGGGGTGCGTCTCTTCGAAGCCCTTGGCCATGGCCTGCACGTCCTGGTCGCTGTAGGCAGCCTGCTTCATGGTCAGGAGCCGCAGCGTCACCGTCTGCTGTGCGGGCTGCATCCCGGAGCCCTGGCCGCCCGCCGTCGAACCGCCGGAGGTCGAGCCGCCGCAGGCGCCCAGGCCGATGGCCAGGGCCGCCAGCAGGGCGACGACCGCCGTCCTTCGTCTGGTGAGCACCTCTCCTCCCCTCCCTTCGGAACTGCCCAACCCTCTCTTCACTCCTCGCGCGTCACCGGGTCGGCGAACTGGAACTGCCCGGGCGTCCTCCCCTCCCGCGCGGCCAGGGCGCCGACCAGCGCCTGGAAGAAGGCCACGTCGTAGAGCGGCGCCAGCTCGTCGGCCAGGGCGGGCACCTCCAGGTAGCCGTCGCCCGCCTCGGTGGGAGCCCACTCCACCCCGTTCCCCTCGTCCAGCAGCAGCACCGGGCAGGCCGAGGTCTCGGCCTCGCCCGCCAGCCGGCGGACCAGGTCGGCCGTCGACCCCCGCGCCACCGCCGCCAGCACCACCTCCCCGCCGAAGAGCTCCATGGGACCATGGCGGAACTGGCCCGCGCCCATGGCCAGGGCCGGCCGGGCCAGCACCTCCTGGAAGGTGAGGGCGGCCTGGCCGGCGGTGGCCAGCGCCGGGCCGCGCCCGACGAAGACCGGCGTGCGGCCCGGCTCGAACAGCTGTACGGCCGCGCGGGCGGCCGCGAAGAGCGCCTCCCCGTCGCGGCGGAGGTGCTCCACCGCCTCCTCCAGCGCCGCCCGCGCCCCGCCCGCGGCCGCGCCGACGCCGGCCTCGCGCGCGCCGCCGGCGGCCTCCTCCGCCAGCAGGACCAGGGCGGCCAGGCTCCAGCCGAAGGTCTTGACGGCCACCCCGCCGTCGGGGGGGAGCGCCAGGGGAAGGACGAGCGGGACCTCGCGCCCCAGGGTGGAGCCCGCCTCGTTGGTCACCCCGAGCAGGCGTTCGTGACCGCGGAGCCGCTCCAGCAGGGCGACCACCTCGGCGCTCTCCCCCGACTGCGAGACCAGCAGCACGGGGCTCTCGGGCGTCACCGCCCCGAGGCCGTAGTGGAGGAGCTCGGCGGCCTCGACGGCCAAGGCCGGCCAGCCGCGGCGCTGGAAGGCGACGGCGCCCGCCACCGCGGCGTGGAAGGAGCTGCCCATGCCCGCGATCCAGAGCGGCCCGCGCCGCCCGCCGTCCTCTCCCCAGCGGCGCAGCACGGACCCCGTCGCCGCGACCGCGCCCGCCAGGGCCGGAAGCGCCTGGGCGAAGACCTCGCCC
This region of Bacillota bacterium genomic DNA includes:
- a CDS encoding SIS domain-containing protein; translation: MWAMDAFERAIREQGEVFAQALPALAGAVAATGSVLRRWGEDGGRRGPLWIAGMGSSFHAAVAGAVAFQRRGWPALAVEAAELLHYGLGAVTPESPVLLVSQSGESAEVVALLERLRGHERLLGVTNEAGSTLGREVPLVLPLALPPDGGVAVKTFGWSLAALVLLAEEAAGGAREAGVGAAAGGARAALEEAVEHLRRDGEALFAAARAAVQLFEPGRTPVFVGRGPALATAGQAALTFQEVLARPALAMGAGQFRHGPMELFGGEVVLAAVARGSTADLVRRLAGEAETSACPVLLLDEGNGVEWAPTEAGDGYLEVPALADELAPLYDVAFFQALVGALAAREGRTPGQFQFADPVTREE
- a CDS encoding carbohydrate kinase family protein; this translates as MRSDGNGVLLVGHLGVDLGLGPLASLPAFGQEVLVDLRTSRPGGPVTNSGAVFAALGLPWGAVSVLGADDEGRRVLAALEALGADLRGVRLLAERPTSLSLALLREDGERAFVTHLGAFATLTTAQVAESLERGRYRWLFLNGTCLLPGALLAELPALARRFRAGGGRVAVDTGWDPAGWPPERVELHRTLLAESDLFFPNLLEAAALAGLRPSPEAAAAGPRPLGVQDLREGVEALLSALAALCPGEVVLKLGSAGSALRPAGGEETLYAPATAEPLADSTGAGDAFDAAYLYALTRGLPAPRRLEFANRLVPVALRWREALRPHHLEELRRAFGL
- a CDS encoding sugar ABC transporter permease; translation: MSLHEWNLTMPRHPFVGLANYAQILATPSFWQAIGRTLYFTLVSTGLELLLGLAIALLLNRPFRGRGLLRALVLLPWALPTVVNGIMWRWIDNPDYGALNALLTQAGLLHAYRNWLGSPWSALNMVILADVWKMTPLAALLLLAGLQTIPRELYESAAIDGAGGWRQFLGITLPLLRTSILIVLVARTIEAFKVFDIIYIMTRGGPGDGTMTIAYYAYTQAFSSLLFGKGAAISYLIALFILLLSVGYVRLLRPAQ
- a CDS encoding extracellular solute-binding protein gives rise to the protein MLTRRRTAVVALLAALAIGLGACGGSTSGGSTAGGQGSGMQPAQQTVTLRLLTMKQAAYSDQDVQAMAKGFEETHPGVQVDITFVPYESLHDKITADQASGSGVYDVVLIDGMWTGEFARAGFIRDVTDRWTPAMQSGIFESSKDIVRFNGRLYGVPWINDTKFLFYNKQMLAQAGIQQPPKTWEELLADARLLKQKGIVQYPIAWSWAQAEAVICDFGQLMFSEGGHFLDEKNQPAFQTDGGLQALQFMVQTLKDGLSNPHSISYLEDDVRQVFSQGQAAFALNWTYMYALANDPKQSKVAGQVGVVPTPAFSGKPAVGINGGMGLAITKSSAHPDLAWQLIETMSSEPVENKYAALSLPIWKDSYQQQSVIATGPELVQAAESQFARMESRPNVPWYNQMSTELQKDIQSALLMQATPQQALQRAADFTRQLAQQQ
- a CDS encoding carbohydrate ABC transporter permease; the encoded protein is MRKLLAPLLTYLAAAAVAVWILAPFAWLLISSLSPNVDLLSRPLHWIPRHLDFSRYVTIFTSSDPVSSGYTFRRALVNSSVVAFLSTLLSMAVGILAAYAFARLRFRGKGSLRLLFLATYMLPPIALVVAMYFILGQLHLRDTVWGLALVYSSFITPYVIWLMSGYFEAIPAEIEEASLVDGCTRLGSLVRVLLPLAVPGLVTTAIFSVLLAWDEFLYALIMTSSVAAKTLPVAIAEFSGQYMVDYGMMTAGGVLAAIPPVLISFLLQRYIISGLLTGAVKG